The following are encoded in a window of Methanobrevibacter ruminantium M1 genomic DNA:
- the trpC gene encoding indole-3-glycerol phosphate synthase TrpC — MLKKIVAKTEERLIEAKKIKSLDKLKEEVSKLEINNEFPFKEALKDPEIAIIAEVKKASPSKGLIAEDFDYIKIAKEYEQAGASAISVLTEPYFFQGSNDFLKEISQNVSIPLLRKDFTIDEYMIYEAKILGASAILLIVSILDNVQLKNYLDLAHDLGLSAIVETHDADEIRTAVDAGAGIIGVNNRNLADFTVDIENSIRLRSLVSDKILFISESGIKTAEDVGRLKKNNVDAVLIGETLMRSDDKKSMILELKNG, encoded by the coding sequence ATGTTAAAGAAGATAGTTGCTAAAACTGAAGAGAGATTAATTGAAGCTAAAAAGATTAAATCCTTAGATAAGCTAAAAGAGGAAGTATCAAAGTTAGAAATAAATAATGAATTCCCTTTTAAAGAAGCCTTAAAAGACCCTGAAATTGCTATCATTGCTGAAGTTAAGAAAGCATCTCCTTCAAAAGGATTAATTGCCGAAGACTTTGATTATATCAAGATAGCAAAGGAATATGAGCAAGCTGGAGCTTCTGCAATATCAGTCCTAACAGAGCCATATTTCTTCCAAGGATCCAACGATTTCCTAAAGGAAATTTCTCAAAATGTATCAATTCCTCTTTTAAGAAAGGATTTTACCATTGATGAGTATATGATATATGAAGCAAAGATATTAGGTGCTTCTGCCATCCTTTTGATTGTTTCAATACTTGATAATGTTCAATTAAAGAATTACTTGGATTTGGCACATGATTTAGGTCTCTCCGCAATTGTTGAAACCCACGATGCAGATGAAATAAGAACTGCAGTAGATGCCGGTGCAGGGATAATTGGAGTAAACAATAGAAATTTAGCTGATTTTACAGTAGATATTGAAAATAGCATCAGATTAAGAAGTCTTGTAAGCGATAAGATCCTATTCATTTCCGAAAGCGGTATCAAAACAGCTGAAGATGTAGGCAGACTAAAGAAAAACAATGTGGATGCAGTTTTAATCGGTGAAACTTTAATGAGAAGTGATGATAAGAAATCTATGATTTTGGAGTTGAAGAATGGTTAG
- the trpD gene encoding anthranilate phosphoribosyltransferase, with protein MIKEAILKVYKDEDLTYDEAYATMDEIMSGEASEVQMSAYLTAMSMKGETIEEITASAEAMRAHCVRLLNDEEVLEIVGTGGDGSNTFNISTTSSIVISAAGVPVAKHGNRSASSKCGAADVLEELGVNIHISPEKSLACLKEINLCFLFAQNYHLSMKYVAGVRKELSIRTIFNILGPLTSPAGASMEVLGVYERELIEPLTDVLKNLGVKSAMVVYGLDGMDEISASDKTAVCELKDGKTRTYEISPEDFSMDIASKEDLVGGDANENAEITLAVLNGEKGPRRNAVLLNSAAGLYVAGKVDSIEDGVKLAEEIIDSGKALNQLEKFIEVTNR; from the coding sequence ATGATTAAAGAAGCTATTTTAAAAGTATACAAAGATGAAGATTTGACTTATGATGAAGCTTATGCAACTATGGATGAAATCATGAGTGGTGAGGCAAGCGAGGTTCAAATGAGCGCTTATCTGACTGCCATGTCTATGAAAGGAGAAACAATTGAAGAAATCACAGCATCTGCTGAAGCCATGAGGGCTCATTGTGTAAGATTATTAAATGATGAAGAGGTTTTAGAGATTGTAGGAACCGGTGGAGACGGTTCAAATACATTCAACATATCAACAACCTCCTCTATTGTCATTTCCGCAGCAGGAGTTCCTGTAGCCAAGCATGGAAACAGATCGGCTTCAAGCAAATGCGGTGCAGCGGATGTATTGGAAGAGTTAGGAGTCAATATTCATATAAGTCCTGAAAAAAGCTTAGCATGCCTAAAAGAAATCAATCTATGTTTCCTGTTTGCTCAAAACTATCATCTTTCAATGAAATATGTTGCAGGGGTAAGAAAAGAGCTTTCAATCAGAACAATATTCAATATTTTAGGGCCATTGACAAGCCCTGCAGGGGCTTCAATGGAAGTCTTGGGAGTTTATGAAAGGGAGCTTATAGAGCCTCTTACCGATGTGTTGAAAAATCTTGGAGTAAAGTCTGCAATGGTTGTCTATGGATTGGATGGAATGGATGAAATCTCTGCAAGCGATAAGACTGCAGTATGCGAACTTAAGGATGGAAAGACAAGAACATATGAAATTTCCCCAGAGGATTTCTCTATGGATATTGCATCTAAAGAAGACCTTGTTGGTGGAGATGCAAATGAAAATGCAGAAATCACATTGGCTGTTCTAAATGGTGAAAAGGGACCAAGAAGAAATGCAGTTTTATTAAATTCAGCTGCAGGTCTTTATGTTGCAGGTAAGGTAGATTCCATAGAAGATGGAGTTAAGCTAGCAGAAGAGATAATAGATTCTGGAAAAGCCTTAAATCAGCTTGAAAAGTTCATTGAAGTTACAAACAGATAA
- a CDS encoding phosphoribosylanthranilate isomerase, protein MLKLKICGLRRKEDIDIVNKYNIDYIGFVFAGSPRKVSYEQAKELSALLREDIIPVGVFVNEHMKLIVDLYKEGIIKIAQLHGDEDEDYIKNLKAKSLEQTGHEIPVINAIEINNANNYDNFNDKLLEWRDSVSDYFILDSGKGSGKTFDWSLLDKNSEFFKNSIFLAGGLNSENLDSAIKEFNPYAVDLSSSVETDGFKDEEKIKEIVEIVERYRN, encoded by the coding sequence ATGCTTAAACTTAAGATTTGTGGACTAAGAAGAAAAGAGGATATAGATATTGTAAATAAATACAATATTGATTATATAGGTTTCGTATTTGCAGGCAGTCCTCGTAAGGTATCATATGAGCAAGCTAAAGAATTATCTGCTCTTTTAAGAGAAGATATTATTCCTGTAGGTGTATTTGTAAATGAACATATGAAACTTATTGTAGACTTATACAAGGAAGGAATAATCAAGATTGCTCAGCTTCATGGAGATGAGGATGAGGATTATATAAAGAACCTAAAAGCTAAATCATTAGAGCAAACTGGCCATGAAATACCAGTTATTAATGCAATTGAAATCAATAATGCTAATAATTATGATAATTTCAATGATAAGTTATTGGAGTGGCGAGATTCAGTATCTGACTATTTTATCTTAGACAGTGGCAAAGGCTCTGGAAAGACATTTGACTGGAGTCTTCTTGATAAAAATAGCGAATTTTTTAAAAATTCCATCTTTTTAGCTGGTGGTTTAAACAGTGAAAACTTAGACTCTGCTATAAAAGAGTTCAACCCATATGCAGTTGACTTAAGCAGTTCAGTAGAAACAGATGGCTTTAAGGATGAAGAGAAAATCAAAGAGATAGTTGAAATTGTAGAAAGATATAGAAATTAA
- a CDS encoding TrkH family potassium uptake protein, with amino-acid sequence MRIKYLSKQDIKIILHYLGYIMIGIGAILLFPLPIDLFYREFNYVYGVIPPLISIILGVIFSQGFREYDKLKFKHGMIISSISWLWAGLVGAIIMMLILDVSFVDAFFENISAWTGSGLTMFSDVESLPMSILFLRSVEQWIGGLGVVIIFISLLIKPGTSAFKLYKSEAREDRIKPNIKNTLKKTMQIYAIYTVIGVILYLIAGLPLFDSINLTFTTISAGGMSIKNANIGFYQNDIVYIITIFLMILGATSFTVHYKMAKTKGKAILKDIQFQLLIVSIILSAIAIAIITKLAPMDVVFHVVSAITTTGANIAPPSEMAAWAPPALIIIIVLMLMGGSSGSTVGAIKLVRVITLLKSTHLAVTNIVSPGRFVKIKISGKSINEGEMKEASSYMAVYIFFLAISWIIMTYYTNDPFNTLFDVVSTLGNVGLSTGIISGELGTIPKVVLIFLMWLGRLEIIPILLTIQIGFETFNQSLRFVKRRMMRKIKPN; translated from the coding sequence ATGAGAATAAAATACCTATCAAAGCAAGATATTAAAATTATCTTACATTATCTTGGATACATCATGATCGGCATAGGGGCAATACTGCTATTTCCTCTGCCAATCGACTTATTCTATAGAGAATTCAATTATGTTTATGGAGTAATTCCGCCTTTAATTTCAATCATATTAGGAGTTATTTTTTCTCAAGGATTCAGAGAATATGACAAACTTAAATTCAAGCATGGGATGATCATATCAAGCATATCATGGCTATGGGCAGGTCTTGTTGGAGCAATAATCATGATGCTGATTTTAGATGTCTCATTCGTAGACGCTTTTTTTGAAAATATCTCTGCATGGACCGGAAGCGGATTGACCATGTTCAGCGATGTTGAATCCTTGCCTATGTCAATACTATTTTTAAGAAGTGTGGAACAATGGATCGGTGGACTTGGAGTGGTAATCATCTTCATAAGCCTACTCATTAAGCCTGGAACTTCTGCATTCAAGCTATACAAGTCTGAAGCAAGGGAAGATAGAATAAAGCCAAATATAAAAAATACCCTTAAAAAAACAATGCAGATATATGCCATTTATACCGTTATAGGGGTCATCTTATATCTTATAGCAGGACTTCCCCTCTTTGATTCCATAAATCTGACATTCACTACAATATCCGCCGGAGGAATGTCAATAAAGAATGCAAATATCGGATTCTACCAAAATGATATTGTTTATATAATCACTATCTTTCTAATGATATTAGGGGCTACAAGCTTTACAGTCCATTATAAAATGGCTAAAACAAAAGGAAAAGCCATATTAAAGGATATACAATTCCAACTATTGATTGTAAGCATCATACTTAGTGCAATAGCAATTGCAATCATTACAAAACTTGCTCCTATGGATGTGGTTTTCCATGTCGTTTCTGCAATTACAACAACAGGAGCAAACATTGCCCCTCCAAGTGAGATGGCAGCATGGGCTCCCCCTGCACTGATAATCATAATAGTCTTGATGCTGATGGGTGGTTCTTCAGGTTCCACTGTAGGTGCTATAAAGCTTGTTAGAGTAATTACACTCTTAAAAAGCACACATCTTGCTGTGACAAATATAGTTTCTCCTGGAAGGTTTGTAAAGATCAAGATATCTGGAAAATCAATAAATGAAGGAGAAATGAAAGAGGCATCTTCATATATGGCAGTTTATATATTCTTTTTAGCCATATCTTGGATAATAATGACTTATTATACAAATGATCCATTCAATACTTTATTTGATGTGGTGTCCACTTTAGGTAATGTGGGATTAAGCACAGGAATAATCAGCGGAGAGCTTGGCACTATTCCAAAGGTAGTGTTGATATTTTTAATGTGGCTAGGAAGACTGGAGATAATTCCTATACTTTTAACTATCCAAATAGGATTTGAGACATTTAACCAAAGTTTAAGATTTGTTAAAAGGAGAATGATGAGGAAAATTAAGCCTAATTAA
- a CDS encoding metal-dependent hydrolase family protein translates to MPSLYIKNVNIINPFSEEPLDERHVLIKDGRIESLHAEESALYANHIVLDGEDNYLLPGFIDSHAHVMANGFHKEDTMKNPLALHFYNAIENMKATIDAGVTTVRDTGLADIGVKMAQERKIFPAPRLNISIKPLAITGGHFDFYLNSGFDMELAYPGFPIGTCDGVEDVLKKTREVIRARADFIKIMASGGILSPNTSPEFAQFNKKELKTIVSEAENYNLKVAAHCHSLEGIQRCVKAGIKSIEHGTFIDRKTSELLAKKRIYLTPTLIVHQTLIKEGFPVWDNFADDKVKKLKEVVKIQKENIETAYQCGVKFLMGSDCGVIDHGRNLGELKQLVDIGLSPLEAIQAGTIEGAKFFNQENDLGSIETGKIGDVILVKENPIENIGSLVDNDNILAVIQDGKILKDKPIY, encoded by the coding sequence ATGCCTTCTTTATACATTAAAAACGTAAATATTATAAATCCATTCAGTGAAGAGCCTCTAGATGAAAGGCATGTCCTAATCAAGGACGGCAGAATCGAATCCCTTCATGCAGAGGAGTCTGCATTATATGCCAATCATATAGTCTTGGATGGTGAGGATAATTACCTCCTTCCAGGCTTTATAGACTCCCACGCTCATGTCATGGCAAACGGGTTTCATAAAGAGGATACAATGAAAAATCCACTTGCATTGCACTTTTACAATGCTATAGAGAATATGAAAGCTACAATTGATGCTGGGGTAACAACTGTACGTGACACTGGACTTGCAGATATTGGAGTAAAGATGGCACAGGAAAGGAAGATATTCCCTGCTCCAAGATTAAACATTTCCATTAAGCCATTGGCTATCACTGGAGGTCATTTTGACTTTTATCTCAATTCAGGCTTTGATATGGAACTTGCATATCCTGGCTTTCCAATCGGTACCTGCGATGGGGTGGAGGATGTCTTGAAGAAAACCCGTGAGGTTATTAGGGCTCGTGCTGACTTTATTAAAATCATGGCAAGCGGAGGAATTCTATCTCCTAATACAAGCCCTGAATTTGCACAGTTCAATAAAAAGGAATTGAAGACAATCGTCTCTGAGGCTGAAAACTATAACCTTAAGGTAGCTGCCCATTGCCATAGCTTAGAAGGAATACAAAGATGTGTAAAGGCTGGAATCAAGTCCATTGAACATGGTACTTTCATTGATAGAAAGACATCAGAGCTATTGGCTAAAAAGAGAATCTACCTTACTCCAACCTTAATCGTTCATCAAACCCTTATTAAGGAAGGTTTCCCTGTTTGGGATAATTTTGCAGATGATAAGGTTAAAAAGCTTAAGGAAGTCGTTAAGATTCAAAAGGAAAATATCGAAACAGCTTACCAGTGTGGGGTTAAGTTCCTGATGGGCTCTGACTGTGGTGTGATTGACCATGGAAGAAACCTTGGAGAGTTAAAGCAATTGGTTGATATTGGACTAAGCCCTCTTGAGGCTATTCAAGCCGGAACAATAGAAGGTGCTAAATTCTTCAATCAAGAGAATGACTTGGGATCCATTGAAACAGGTAAGATTGGTGATGTTATTTTAGTTAAAGAGAATCCTATTGAAAATATTGGGTCTTTAGTTGATAATGATAATATTTTAGCTGTAATTCAGGATGGAAAAATACTTAAGGATAAACCTATCTATTAA
- a CDS encoding heavy metal translocating P-type ATPase, whose translation MAQKELDIPVDGMHCSSCSLLVEKSLGKLDEVESINVDLNTNKAHMVLKDNLSPETIDKTVESVGFTVPKEEVVIQIAGMHCASCVNNVEKFLPRVDGVVEANANLSNQKVTITYYRDMLNLKEIQKTIEMLGFEYIGLDGELDIMDEEERYQKDLRGKLYRIIVGLVFAGILMAIMHFHITIPPLTMGQLSLIIAIFPFCYVSMPILKAGWNSFKHKNLDMDVMYSMGILVAFVSSVLGTFNIILDSSFMFYESAVMLPSFLTIGRYLEARAKRKTSSSIKELIGLQPKTATLITSDEEGNSIEKEIDIEDINIGDILLVKPGEKIPADSIVVDGESYVDEAMITGEPVPKLKKEGIDVFSGTINQDGALKIEAQKIGSETVLSQIIQLVEKAQGSKPPVQRLANKIVSWFIPVILTIAIVVFCLWYFVAGAGLLFSLTCLISVLVVACPCSLGLATPTAVTVGVGRAAEYGILIKNGETLESSKDVDVCVFDKTGTITEGKPEVADIETFDMAGDKFLQVLSSVENNSNHPIAKSILNRFKSDNLKLTEEGKDDLALLEVSDFENITGKGLKANVVVDENNSSVLAGNLKLMESEGVEVTDEVLDKFNTFVSEAKTTIVMAIDGEIKGIITLMDKIKDNSKSAIDELHKMGIETYMLTGDNEKTASTVANEVGIDNVIANVLPNDKLDKVQELQKEGKRVLFVGDGINDAPALSQADVGVAMGNGTDIAMESGDIVIMEGDLENVVASIQFSKKVMTRIKENLFWAFAYNMLLVPAAAGLLFLLFGIVFKPEWAGLAMALSSVTVISLSLLLKRYVPPIKRNKV comes from the coding sequence ATGGCTCAAAAAGAATTGGATATTCCTGTAGATGGCATGCATTGTTCCTCTTGTTCCCTTCTAGTTGAAAAGTCGCTAGGTAAGCTTGATGAAGTGGAATCCATCAATGTGGACCTAAACACCAATAAGGCCCATATGGTGTTAAAGGATAATCTCTCTCCAGAAACAATCGATAAGACAGTTGAATCTGTGGGATTTACCGTTCCAAAGGAGGAAGTGGTCATTCAGATTGCTGGAATGCATTGTGCCTCTTGCGTGAACAATGTTGAAAAGTTCCTTCCTCGTGTAGATGGTGTGGTTGAGGCAAATGCCAATCTTTCCAATCAGAAGGTTACCATCACATACTATAGGGACATGCTCAATCTAAAGGAGATTCAAAAGACAATCGAAATGCTTGGATTCGAATATATCGGCCTTGACGGCGAACTGGACATAATGGATGAAGAGGAAAGGTATCAAAAGGACCTTAGAGGCAAACTATATAGAATCATAGTAGGTCTGGTCTTTGCCGGTATACTTATGGCAATTATGCATTTCCATATTACAATTCCTCCATTGACTATGGGACAACTCTCTTTAATCATAGCTATTTTCCCATTCTGTTATGTAAGCATGCCTATCTTAAAGGCTGGATGGAACTCCTTCAAGCATAAGAACCTAGATATGGATGTAATGTATTCAATGGGTATTCTTGTGGCATTTGTATCAAGCGTATTAGGTACATTCAATATAATTCTCGACTCAAGTTTTATGTTCTATGAATCTGCAGTGATGTTGCCTTCATTCCTCACTATAGGACGTTATCTTGAGGCAAGAGCAAAAAGGAAAACCTCATCATCAATCAAGGAGCTTATTGGCCTTCAGCCAAAAACAGCAACATTAATTACAAGTGATGAAGAGGGCAATAGCATAGAAAAGGAAATAGATATTGAGGATATCAATATTGGAGACATATTGCTTGTAAAGCCTGGTGAAAAGATACCTGCAGACTCTATTGTAGTTGACGGTGAAAGCTATGTTGATGAGGCTATGATTACAGGAGAACCGGTTCCTAAGCTTAAAAAGGAGGGAATCGATGTTTTCTCAGGTACAATAAACCAAGATGGTGCATTAAAGATAGAGGCTCAGAAGATTGGGTCTGAAACTGTCTTATCACAGATCATTCAACTTGTTGAAAAGGCACAAGGGTCAAAGCCTCCTGTTCAAAGGCTTGCAAATAAGATTGTCAGCTGGTTTATACCTGTTATCCTTACAATTGCTATAGTCGTATTCTGTCTATGGTACTTTGTAGCAGGTGCAGGCTTGTTGTTCTCACTAACATGCCTTATCTCTGTTCTTGTAGTTGCATGTCCATGTTCCCTTGGCCTTGCTACCCCTACAGCAGTTACCGTTGGGGTCGGTAGGGCAGCAGAATATGGTATACTAATCAAGAATGGAGAAACCTTGGAAAGCTCTAAGGATGTTGATGTATGTGTATTCGATAAGACTGGAACCATTACAGAAGGCAAGCCTGAGGTAGCAGACATTGAAACATTTGATATGGCTGGTGACAAGTTCCTTCAAGTCCTATCAAGCGTTGAGAATAATTCAAATCACCCTATTGCAAAATCCATTTTAAACAGATTTAAGAGTGATAATCTTAAATTAACAGAGGAAGGCAAGGATGATTTGGCTTTACTTGAAGTAAGTGACTTTGAAAACATAACTGGTAAAGGTTTAAAGGCTAATGTGGTAGTGGATGAAAATAATTCTTCAGTTCTCGCCGGAAACCTTAAACTTATGGAATCAGAAGGTGTGGAAGTCACAGATGAAGTATTAGATAAGTTCAATACCTTTGTGTCCGAAGCAAAAACAACCATTGTAATGGCAATAGATGGCGAGATAAAGGGAATAATCACCTTAATGGATAAGATAAAGGATAACTCCAAGTCAGCTATTGATGAGCTCCATAAGATGGGCATAGAAACCTATATGCTTACAGGAGACAATGAAAAGACAGCTTCCACTGTAGCAAATGAAGTAGGCATAGATAATGTTATAGCAAATGTTCTTCCAAACGACAAGTTGGATAAGGTTCAAGAGCTTCAAAAGGAAGGAAAAAGAGTCTTGTTTGTTGGTGATGGAATCAATGATGCTCCAGCTTTATCCCAAGCAGACGTAGGTGTGGCTATGGGAAACGGTACCGACATTGCTATGGAAAGCGGTGATATTGTTATTATGGAAGGAGACTTAGAAAACGTTGTAGCTTCCATACAGTTCTCCAAAAAGGTAATGACAAGAATCAAGGAAAACCTTTTCTGGGCTTTTGCATATAATATGCTCTTGGTTCCAGCAGCTGCAGGTTTGCTATTCCTATTATTTGGAATAGTATTTAAGCCAGAATGGGCTGGACTTGCAATGGCATTAAGTTCAGTGACTGTAATCAGCTTATCATTGTTATTAAAACGTTATGTGCCTCCAATAAAAAGGAATAAGGTTTAA
- a CDS encoding DUF126 domain-containing protein yields MIECRNISKGKAEGELIVSDEAISFLGGVDPETGVVIDPNHELKGQSIKDKILFIPGGKGSTVGSYVIFQMMKNNTAPKAIICLKAEPIIATGAIMSDIPMVDSPSSVEELVNGQMVEVDSDNGKIEIL; encoded by the coding sequence ATGATTGAATGCAGAAATATTTCTAAAGGAAAAGCAGAAGGGGAATTAATAGTATCAGATGAAGCAATCAGCTTTTTAGGAGGCGTAGATCCTGAAACTGGTGTGGTAATTGATCCTAATCATGAATTGAAAGGCCAATCCATTAAAGATAAAATACTTTTTATTCCAGGTGGAAAAGGCTCCACAGTAGGATCTTATGTAATATTTCAGATGATGAAGAATAATACAGCTCCAAAAGCAATTATTTGCCTTAAGGCAGAGCCTATTATAGCAACAGGAGCTATAATGTCTGATATTCCTATGGTTGATTCTCCATCAAGTGTTGAAGAATTGGTTAATGGCCAAATGGTAGAAGTAGATAGTGATAATGGTAAAATAGAGATTTTATAG
- a CDS encoding anthranilate synthase component I family protein: MFYPKIEEVKEIAKDDSYKRIPISYEIFSDTKTSIEVLRRLRILSNHCYMLESVEDSKNWGRYSFLGFNPILELTCQDGELVIKGKSSFSDCGIEDEKDKCFSIKTDNPGEYIREIIEENKSPKLENIPPFSGGLVGYFSYDYIKYSEPSLILDAQNQDAFKDVDLMLFDKVIAFDNYKQKIVVIVNMKVNDEDMLKNESIEENYQKACNDIKDIVNIIKADNIVDLLNDDFKDQLTNKKTIKSLEEMKGLKTLEELDRCRKEITKHLPIELKSDFRYLFSKEEYCDMVERAKHYIREGDIFQVVLSNRIEADIEGSLFDVYRVLRTTNPSPYMFYFSSDDIEIAGASPETLVKLVNNQVYTFPLAGTRPRGKTDEEDRQLEEELLADEKERAEHNMLVDLGRNDIGKISQIGSVKVNRYMDIVRFSHVMHIGSTVEGILRENYDYLSTIDSILPAGTLSGAPKIRACEIINELEDNKRGIYGGAIGYIDLTGNLDTCIAIRIAFARDNKVFIRSGAGIVADSVPESEFVESINKAQAVMDALRLADGGIE, encoded by the coding sequence GTGTTTTACCCCAAAATAGAAGAAGTAAAGGAAATAGCAAAGGATGATTCGTATAAAAGAATCCCAATAAGCTATGAAATATTTTCAGACACTAAGACTTCAATAGAAGTCTTAAGAAGACTTAGAATCTTAAGCAACCATTGCTACATGCTTGAAAGTGTAGAAGATTCTAAAAATTGGGGTAGATACAGTTTTCTTGGATTCAATCCTATCCTTGAGTTGACTTGTCAGGATGGAGAACTGGTCATTAAAGGAAAATCAAGCTTCAGTGATTGTGGAATTGAAGATGAAAAAGATAAATGCTTTAGCATAAAAACTGATAATCCTGGAGAATATATTAGAGAAATAATAGAAGAAAACAAATCTCCAAAGCTTGAAAACATCCCTCCATTTTCAGGTGGGCTTGTAGGCTATTTCTCATATGATTATATCAAGTACAGCGAACCCTCACTGATATTGGATGCACAGAATCAGGACGCCTTTAAGGATGTTGACTTGATGCTCTTTGATAAGGTAATTGCATTTGACAACTACAAGCAGAAGATAGTTGTAATCGTTAATATGAAAGTAAACGATGAAGATATGCTAAAAAATGAATCAATCGAGGAAAACTATCAAAAAGCCTGCAATGACATTAAGGACATAGTGAATATTATAAAGGCAGATAATATAGTGGATCTCTTGAATGACGACTTTAAAGACCAGCTAACAAACAAGAAGACAATCAAGTCATTAGAGGAAATGAAAGGACTAAAAACCTTAGAGGAATTGGACAGATGCAGAAAGGAAATTACCAAACACCTTCCGATTGAACTCAAGTCTGATTTCAGATATCTCTTTTCAAAAGAAGAATACTGTGACATGGTGGAGCGGGCAAAGCATTACATAAGAGAGGGAGACATTTTCCAAGTGGTTCTTTCAAACAGAATAGAAGCAGACATTGAAGGAAGCTTGTTTGATGTATATAGGGTTCTTAGAACAACAAATCCTTCCCCTTATATGTTCTATTTCTCCAGTGATGATATAGAAATAGCAGGTGCTAGTCCTGAAACTCTTGTAAAGCTTGTAAACAATCAGGTTTACACCTTCCCTCTTGCTGGAACCCGTCCAAGGGGAAAAACAGATGAAGAAGACAGACAACTGGAAGAGGAACTGTTGGCAGATGAAAAGGAAAGAGCAGAGCATAATATGCTTGTCGACCTTGGAAGAAATGACATAGGCAAAATAAGCCAAATAGGCTCTGTCAAGGTAAACAGATATATGGATATAGTAAGGTTCTCCCATGTGATGCACATAGGATCAACTGTAGAGGGAATTTTAAGGGAAAATTATGACTATCTATCCACAATAGATTCAATCCTACCTGCTGGAACCTTATCTGGAGCCCCTAAGATAAGGGCATGTGAGATAATCAATGAGCTTGAAGACAATAAAAGAGGAATCTATGGTGGAGCAATTGGCTATATTGACTTAACAGGCAATCTGGACACTTGCATTGCAATAAGGATAGCTTTTGCAAGAGACAATAAGGTATTTATCAGATCAGGTGCAGGAATAGTTGCAGATAGCGTCCCCGAAAGCGAGTTTGTAGAATCTATCAATAAGGCACAGGCAGTTATGGATGCTTTAAGATTAGCAGATGGAGGGATAGAATGA
- a CDS encoding heavy-metal-associated domain-containing protein, giving the protein MAEKELNVVGMHCPSCVMAVELSMKDLNGVDDAKASLDTNSVTVEYDPDKITDADLVGAVKEAGFDVE; this is encoded by the coding sequence ATGGCAGAAAAAGAATTAAATGTTGTCGGTATGCACTGTCCTTCATGTGTAATGGCTGTTGAACTTTCCATGAAAGATTTAAATGGTGTAGACGACGCTAAAGCAAGTTTAGACACTAACTCTGTAACAGTAGAATATGATCCAGACAAAATTACTGATGCAGACTTAGTTGGCGCTGTAAAAGAAGCAGGATTTGATGTAGAATAA
- a CDS encoding anthranilate synthase component II yields the protein MILLVDNYDSFVYNLYQFIGEALANIKGYDLASKGDLYKIYEEIKVIRNDEMTVEELRELNPDYIILSPGPGKPKDAGICKDIVKEYINSDVPILGVCLGHQAICEALGTNIIHAKELMHGKTSIIELDEDKIFKDISDPIQIARYHSLAVENDSLSNDLIVLARTDDNEIMAVRHKNANIYGLQFHPESVLTPEGLKIIENFLNIKN from the coding sequence ATGATTCTATTAGTAGACAATTATGACAGTTTCGTTTATAATTTATATCAATTCATTGGAGAGGCTTTAGCAAATATAAAGGGATACGATTTAGCCAGCAAAGGAGATTTGTATAAAATCTATGAAGAGATTAAGGTAATTCGAAATGATGAAATGACTGTAGAGGAACTAAGAGAGTTAAATCCAGATTATATTATCCTATCTCCAGGTCCAGGCAAACCTAAGGATGCAGGAATCTGTAAGGATATTGTAAAAGAGTATATTAATTCAGATGTTCCAATTTTAGGTGTATGCCTTGGCCATCAAGCCATTTGTGAAGCCCTTGGCACCAATATCATACATGCCAAGGAATTGATGCATGGAAAAACCTCTATTATTGAATTGGATGAGGATAAGATATTCAAGGACATTTCAGACCCAATTCAAATAGCACGATATCATTCCTTGGCTGTAGAGAATGATAGTTTGTCTAATGATTTGATTGTATTGGCAAGAACAGATGATAATGAGATAATGGCGGTAAGGCATAAAAATGCTAATATTTATGGTCTGCAATTCCATCCAGAGTCTGTATTGACTCCTGAGGGATTAAAGATAATAGAGAATTTTTTAAATATTAAAAATTAG